A window from Lactiplantibacillus pentosus encodes these proteins:
- a CDS encoding GH25 family lysozyme, whose translation MTKRQHYRPVYARTRWARWRHRLGWLLILVLLLGSIWGGLMWLRWRSASVVEGFNIRGVAVSQNDGYLDFAALQNDGLKFVYMHATQGASYTDDNFSSNYERIIGTSLGVGVVHTFSFSSSASAQAAYFEKTVGDSIGNLPIAIQVNYYGNYTDKTIAVRQARQKLRALVTKLTQDYDRKCVIWSTPELMKQVVKPAIKQSPLWLDTTNTHHRSKRVLFMHYSDRAVYQQNGTRQEFSGLIFNGNSAQYNQVVAESLN comes from the coding sequence ATGACAAAGCGGCAACATTATCGACCAGTATATGCACGAACGCGGTGGGCGCGCTGGCGTCACCGACTTGGCTGGCTGTTAATTCTAGTCCTGCTCCTCGGTAGTATTTGGGGTGGGTTGATGTGGTTACGCTGGCGGAGTGCGTCCGTCGTCGAAGGCTTCAATATTCGGGGCGTCGCCGTTTCGCAAAATGACGGCTACTTGGACTTTGCGGCTTTGCAAAATGACGGCCTGAAGTTTGTCTACATGCATGCGACTCAGGGCGCGAGCTATACGGATGACAACTTTTCAAGCAACTACGAACGCATTATCGGGACCAGTCTCGGCGTGGGCGTTGTCCATACGTTTAGTTTCTCGTCGTCCGCGTCAGCCCAAGCTGCCTATTTTGAGAAGACGGTCGGCGACAGCATCGGCAATTTACCGATTGCGATTCAAGTCAATTATTATGGCAATTATACGGATAAAACGATTGCGGTGCGGCAAGCGCGACAAAAATTACGCGCACTCGTGACCAAGCTGACGCAGGATTATGACCGCAAGTGTGTGATCTGGTCGACGCCAGAACTAATGAAACAAGTTGTGAAGCCGGCGATTAAGCAGAGCCCGTTGTGGCTGGATACGACGAACACCCATCATCGGTCCAAACGTGTGCTGTTCATGCACTATTCTGACCGCGCCGTTTATCAGCAAAATGGAACGCGCCAAGAGTTTAGTGGCTTGATTTTTAACGGTAATTCGGCACAGTATAATCAAGTCGTTGCGGAGAGTTTGAATTAG
- a CDS encoding DUF4828 domain-containing protein, with protein MKRRGAILFGLSLLAGLSSTLVRKRHPSQIADGDLAVFYAGTWTYRDEAHHRDHTLEIDPNMMIRIDGRAMPATVESISSSELILLDQYGFHLEVKANEQRPVALFDEADDRSYVILSPHQAKRLTD; from the coding sequence GTGAAGCGACGAGGCGCAATTTTATTTGGTTTATCATTATTAGCAGGACTCTCCAGCACATTGGTCCGCAAACGTCACCCCAGCCAGATTGCTGATGGTGATCTAGCCGTGTTCTATGCTGGCACCTGGACGTACCGCGACGAGGCTCATCACCGGGATCACACGCTCGAAATTGACCCCAACATGATGATTCGCATCGACGGTCGCGCCATGCCCGCAACGGTTGAATCCATCTCATCAAGTGAACTGATTTTACTCGATCAGTACGGGTTTCACCTTGAAGTTAAAGCGAACGAGCAGCGGCCCGTCGCCCTATTCGACGAAGCCGACGACCGCAGTTACGTGATTTTATCACCGCACCAAGCCAAACGCTTAACTGATTAA
- a CDS encoding cold-shock protein has product MKNGTVKWFNADKGYGFITGEDGNDVFVHFSAIQTDGFKTLEEGQKVTFDEESSDRGPQAANVVPQ; this is encoded by the coding sequence ATGAAAAATGGTACTGTAAAATGGTTCAATGCTGATAAGGGTTATGGATTTATCACTGGTGAAGATGGCAACGATGTATTCGTTCACTTCTCAGCTATCCAAACTGACGGTTTCAAGACCTTAGAAGAAGGCCAAAAAGTTACTTTTGATGAAGAATCAAGCGATCGTGGCCCACAAGCTGCTAACGTTGTTCCTCAATAA
- a CDS encoding Gfo/Idh/MocA family protein, which yields MLKFGIIGTNWITQQFVDAAVESGEWQLTTVYSRHADTAQAFADKNHAAETFTDLDEFFSQGSFDTVYIASPNSLHFAQAKQAIAYGKHVIVEKPAVTNQREFEQLDAVLAAHPDVRLFEAARQIHEVNFKRVKEQISKLAMVQGATLTYMKYSSRYDAVLAGEEPNIFSLKYAGGALQDLGVYLAYDAVGWFGMPEEVAYYPTLTRTGVDGKGVAILRYADFTVTLNVGKTSNSFLPSEINGARDAIVMDNPAELGQVTYQDNDGNAHNIGVAPDDNPMLAEARDFAAVINDPAKYQADYLAWRQLSRNVNKLLFNLRQSAHLTFTGETPATDE from the coding sequence ATGTTAAAATTTGGAATTATTGGGACGAATTGGATTACCCAGCAGTTTGTGGATGCTGCGGTTGAATCTGGAGAATGGCAGTTAACGACCGTTTATTCACGTCACGCCGACACTGCGCAGGCCTTTGCCGACAAAAATCATGCGGCAGAAACGTTTACGGATCTGGATGAGTTCTTCAGTCAGGGCAGTTTTGATACGGTGTACATTGCCTCGCCGAACAGTCTGCATTTTGCCCAAGCTAAGCAGGCCATCGCTTATGGTAAGCACGTCATTGTTGAAAAGCCAGCCGTGACGAATCAGCGGGAGTTCGAGCAACTAGACGCCGTGTTAGCTGCGCACCCCGACGTTCGGTTGTTTGAAGCGGCACGGCAGATTCATGAAGTTAATTTCAAACGGGTCAAGGAACAAATCTCAAAACTGGCCATGGTTCAAGGCGCGACGTTGACGTACATGAAGTACTCGTCTCGCTACGATGCCGTGCTGGCTGGCGAAGAACCCAATATTTTCTCATTGAAATATGCGGGTGGGGCACTGCAAGATTTGGGCGTTTACTTGGCCTATGATGCTGTCGGCTGGTTCGGGATGCCAGAAGAAGTCGCTTACTATCCGACGTTGACACGGACCGGGGTGGACGGCAAAGGGGTCGCCATCTTACGTTACGCGGATTTCACGGTCACCTTGAATGTCGGCAAGACTAGCAACTCGTTTTTACCTTCTGAAATCAACGGTGCCCGCGACGCCATCGTGATGGATAATCCGGCCGAATTGGGTCAGGTGACTTATCAGGATAATGATGGGAACGCGCATAATATTGGCGTGGCACCCGATGATAATCCAATGCTAGCGGAGGCGCGTGATTTTGCGGCTGTGATCAATGACCCAGCAAAATATCAAGCAGACTACTTGGCTTGGCGACAACTCAGTCGCAATGTGAATAAACTATTATTTAATTTACGGCAATCGGCTCACTTGACGTTTACGGGTGAGACTCCGGCTACCGATGAATAG
- a CDS encoding DEAD/DEAH box helicase, with protein MLDVFKTKFAAAGFTELSPIQTAVAEPLAAGQSVLGLAPTGSGKTLAFTWPMLEKLRVGEGTQALILAPSQELAMQTTNVVREWGQLIDAKVLAITGGANVKRQMEKLKKHPEVIVGTPGRITNLIADGKIKLGHLKMMIVDEADELLTDETLDQIREILDATFAETLQLGFFSATETKILDELPRWFGQHVEKIDVRAIDQTQGVVRHRTMQVGNRHRVDLLKRISRVDHMRALVFFNKMQELQHVALELRHQHVSYVALTSNQRQVEREKALRLFRQGKVGLLLTTDLAARGLDVPELPAVINYQLPKDVTTYIHRSGRTGRMGADGLVLTFGDDHDIRDFKKSMATTDYEIKPGYLVDYHIVDTKPDKVVPPLTFDHPEKAGEATNGRHRVMSVGHPDKVNRVQATQERHIPTPPKKKKGHNKHSKKKGMRKKNRDRFSNQ; from the coding sequence ATGTTAGACGTATTTAAAACCAAATTTGCGGCGGCTGGTTTCACCGAATTGTCGCCGATTCAGACCGCGGTCGCTGAGCCACTGGCAGCGGGACAGTCAGTATTAGGACTCGCACCGACCGGCTCTGGGAAGACGTTGGCGTTCACTTGGCCAATGCTTGAAAAATTACGAGTTGGCGAGGGCACGCAAGCGTTGATTTTGGCACCTTCACAAGAGTTAGCCATGCAAACGACCAACGTGGTTCGCGAGTGGGGTCAGCTGATCGACGCCAAGGTGCTTGCCATCACTGGTGGCGCCAACGTCAAACGGCAGATGGAAAAGCTCAAGAAGCACCCGGAAGTGATCGTTGGGACGCCTGGGCGAATCACTAATTTGATTGCGGACGGCAAAATCAAATTGGGCCATTTGAAAATGATGATCGTCGATGAAGCGGATGAGCTGTTGACGGATGAGACTTTAGATCAGATTCGTGAAATCTTAGACGCGACGTTTGCTGAAACCTTGCAGTTGGGCTTCTTCTCCGCAACTGAGACCAAGATTTTAGATGAACTTCCACGCTGGTTCGGCCAGCACGTTGAAAAAATCGACGTGCGTGCCATCGACCAGACACAGGGTGTGGTGCGTCACCGCACAATGCAAGTCGGTAACCGCCACCGCGTTGATTTATTAAAACGAATCAGTCGGGTTGACCATATGCGGGCGCTAGTCTTCTTCAATAAGATGCAGGAACTGCAACACGTTGCCCTAGAATTGCGCCACCAACACGTTAGTTACGTTGCGTTAACCAGTAATCAGCGCCAGGTTGAACGTGAAAAAGCCCTGCGCCTATTTCGGCAGGGCAAGGTGGGCTTGTTACTGACGACTGACTTGGCCGCCCGGGGCCTCGATGTGCCTGAGCTGCCCGCAGTCATTAACTATCAGTTGCCAAAAGATGTGACGACCTATATTCACCGGAGTGGTCGGACTGGTCGGATGGGTGCGGATGGCCTCGTGCTGACCTTTGGTGATGATCATGATATTCGCGATTTCAAGAAATCGATGGCCACCACCGACTATGAAATCAAGCCAGGTTATTTGGTCGATTACCATATCGTGGATACCAAACCAGACAAAGTGGTCCCACCATTAACGTTTGACCATCCAGAGAAGGCTGGCGAGGCGACTAACGGCCGTCATCGCGTGATGAGTGTTGGTCACCCAGACAAGGTCAATCGCGTGCAGGCGACTCAGGAGCGTCATATCCCGACACCGCCTAAAAAGAAGAAGGGTCACAACAAGCATTCCAAGAAAAAGGGCATGCGCAAGAAAAATCGTGACCGGTTTAGCAATCAGTAA